In the Channa argus isolate prfri chromosome 19, Channa argus male v1.0, whole genome shotgun sequence genome, CTAACATATAAATGTGGATCTGTTCCTCGTCTATCAATGTACAGCTCTGGGATAAAGCAATGTAAAAGAATGATGTGTGTAATTATGAACAAGGGAatagctttctttcttttttcttcctcctccatatATTCAGCCCTGCTGCTATTCCAGCTCTCTGTTTTGTACCTGCAGTGAGAGTTGGActttctattaaaaataataaaaatggttAATCAGCTCAAAATCTGTGGTGAAGGACTTTTAATTCTGCACCATCTATTCTCCTAAACAGCAGAGGAAAGTAACCGAGCTCATGTACAAATGTGGACAAAAGGCCACAGTTTAATATGCAATAAATTAAGCTgacaaaagtaattttattaaaaaaaatgtacttttgattcaaacacatacataataCAGTGCACAGGtcattggttttaaacaagtgttaacattatttataaaataatttaaatgtctaaaatacaaatttctTCCTAATACATACCATTTTTACCAGTTGGTAAAAAGGACAGTGATATATATTTGtagtgttttcctttttaattacatcagaaacaatcaaacaaaaaaagatgctgAAGAATTAAACTACAGCAAAGAATACAAATCTTAAAAATTacacaaagatttaaaataaaaaaaaacatcacagcttTTGTATGTTTCATAAAAAGATTGTTGCAGTGTTTACACCAAACTTAGTTCATATTTTGGCCATTTTTGCACCATTAATACTTAAAAAGTAAGTAGTCtgattttgggggggggggggggggggtcgatTTTATCAAAAAAGGCTTATTGAGTGTTTCTCAGAGATTAtaaacaaagtttttgtttaaatcctAGTGCAAAATATATGTTAACtcataaaaaacatacagtacttgttTCACATGTATATTTGGATCAAACATTAATTTTGTGTTAGTATGATGCAGTTTTTTGGTTCCCAAACTGCAGGTTGTGGCCTCTGAAATGGTCATAAGTTTATAAATTATGCATATTTTCTACTTAACGTTTctcatttttctgcttttagctAAGAGTTAGTTATTTGGGCCTCTGAATATACAAAggaaatctgtaaaataaataaggtAAAGTAATCAAAAGATGGAACAAtagtgttgtttattttaatgagttATAAGTTTTCGACCTTTAAAACTTTTCCATGTGATTCTGATCAGATTCATCTCTGACCTCTGAAACAACACTCAGATCAGAAGTTTGACAGAGTTGGACATGAGGTTTCACATTTGTGGAGAAACTTCTGTTCGACCCAAATTCATTAAAAGCATCTTAacaaatgaggggaaaaaaaatgtttaaatgctgcaACTGTGTTACTTTAATTGTCTTCACCTTTTAATACACAGGCGGCATTTGCTGTAATCAAAACCAGTTTCTGTTGGGGGGACGAGACAGACATGAAAACCTGTCCTTTAAGGTCCAGTGTGAAGTCAGCTTTTAAAACTTGAGTTTTAACAAAGGAAATATAGACCGAGTTCAGTCAGACATCGAGTTAAACAAAGGCTCCATTTGCTATTTGAGAATTTACAGAGACGgaggatttaaaatgaaaggttACTTGGGGAGTTTTCAAACTTGCAGTCTGTGAACCACCAATGAAAAATCTGAGCCAATCGAAATGCTTCTGTACAAACCACCGGAGACGTCGTAGTCTGCTCATTGTTCAAATGGCTCTGGGGCGggaccaagacaataaacacagGAACAAGATCCTGTTCTGACCCGGGTAATATTCCTATGAGTGGAAAAATGCTGTGCACCACGGTTCAGCTTGTAACCGTGGTGACGGACCATATGCAGAAGAGTAACTGTCCTTAAAACACACAACTCCTCCAGGTTTCAAACTAGCACACTAGGCAAACAAACTGCTCGAGAATTTGTTTGGGACCAGGATGAGACCAGCATTACTAAGACTGTCTGACATGTTTCTTCTCATCACACAGTTCATATTGAAGCACATTTTTGATGATGTTCGATGTTGACGATGACGATGTTCAGCAACCTTTTAGTTTGCTACAGAAGACCGTGTCTTTTCTGATCAGCCTGCCAGTGTAAACATGTCATTCTCTGCTCACATTTAGTGTGGATTCCTCCTCAGCTCACAATAAGATCTATCCCCTGGCTGCCTTTAGTTACGCTGCGACTCTGTGGATAATGAGACAAATGTCAGGTTGTCAGTCAGTTTTCCTGCACTTAAACATTCATGTGTAATCTTGTCTGAAGCTTTAGAAACATGATACAATTTCTCATAGTTTATCGTAGTTAATCACAGTTGTTGTGATATGTTGGAAAGTGTCTGCTGTGATTAgattccccccccaaaaaaagaaaaccagaatCCAATTCTGGACTCAGAAGTCAGAGTCATCTGTGGCAGAGTTTTCTCCTAATGTGTGCGGGTGGTTTTCCCCCGactcctgcttcttcttcttcttcttgttgtgGTTTTTGATGTGCACGCTCAGACCCCTCTCAGTCATTTCATAGATCTGACACTTGGCGCAGTGGTACGGCGACACCCCCACGTGCCTGAACTGATCGGCGAGGTACGTCACCAGCGACTTGAAGCCCCGGTTGCAGATGTCGCAGCGTGGGACCACGCCCGGGTGCTCGTTCTCCAGGTGTCTCTTCAGGCCGTTCCTCGACCCTTTGAACCCCGTCGACTCCGTTGTGCTTGCCGAGCAGAGGAGGCAGGTGAACACGGCGCCCTGGTTGGCGTGCCGTCTCGTGTGAGCGTCCAGTTGGATCTGAGTACGAACCGTCTTCTTGCAGTATGTGCAGAAAAACGTCTTCTTCTCCTCCATTTGatgcatgtgttttaaatgcacGGCCAAACCCGACGCCCTCTTGAAGAACTTTCCGGGCGGCGGGCACATGGAGCACACCAGCTGTCCTTTCCTTGAGCCCATCACCTCTGTATAGTTCTCTCCGAGCTCCAGCACACTCTTATTACTCACTATCTCTTCCTTTTTCACCTCTGCTGTCCTCTCCAGCGTCCTTTCCGGTCTCACCTCCAGTCCTGGGCTGGACGGCTTGGACACAGGTAAAGGAGCTCTGCCGCCCTCTCTCACCAACGGGTGTTTAATAATGGGCTTTTTCACTGGGAGCGAACGATCCACGGACATCGTAAACTGGTAactttctccctcctcttcagGATTTGAATACTCAATCACATAAACGCcgtcgtcctcctcctcctcgacCACCTCGTCCTCTGTGGGCACAGAGTACTCCACCTCGTAGTAGTCTGCGGCGTCGGTCTTAACCTTCCCCCCAGAGTGAGACTGCTCGTCAGCAATGTGAGTGTCATCTATTCTCACCACTGTTATCTGGTCCATGGCCCCTGCACCGTCCCAGTTTCCTGCCGAGACTGAAGACGATGGCACTCTGACCGCCTGCTGTCCAGAAGACATctgacagaaaaaggaaaaaatgtgtttatttttttcccaggaaacaacaacaagagaCACTATGCTCGGAATGGTTAATCTGTTGGTTTTTTGCAGTAAAGTAATTCAATTTGACTTTTCTGGAAATCCAGTGTTGCAAAGCAGAAATTAACCAGTAATAGCCtagtttaatattaatatttaatattccaACTTCCTTCCACCTGTGTTCCCTTCAAGTTCAAGTCGGAGGTTCTAAGACTGCAAATCAGGTCTAACAATCTTTTGGAATTTCTGTCCACGTTTGTTGGTTTTAATATGTACTGTATCAAAAGAGTTTGATTCTTTGTTTAAatcaatattaaacattttacaggaATAAATCATCAAAACACATCTTAAACTTCAAAGCAAAGAGCACCATAAgctttatattattaaaaaatagtaATGACAGCAGGTGTGTGAAAATATTTGCACCCTTCTGCTGGCTGCAAATCAAATTCCGCTAAATTCCGCAGAAAAAGCTTGCAGAGATCAAACTTGACTTCTGCTGTTTTCCCCTGTAAACAGTCCGTGCAAACACTTACCATAATCCTGCTGCTGAAATCAGCCATCGCTGctgaaaacacagctgcag is a window encoding:
- the LOC137104966 gene encoding myoneurin-like — translated: MADFSSRIMMSSGQQAVRVPSSSVSAGNWDGAGAMDQITVVRIDDTHIADEQSHSGGKVKTDAADYYEVEYSVPTEDEVVEEEEDDGVYVIEYSNPEEEGESYQFTMSVDRSLPVKKPIIKHPLVREGGRAPLPVSKPSSPGLEVRPERTLERTAEVKKEEIVSNKSVLELGENYTEVMGSRKGQLVCSMCPPPGKFFKRASGLAVHLKHMHQMEEKKTFFCTYCKKTVRTQIQLDAHTRRHANQGAVFTCLLCSASTTESTGFKGSRNGLKRHLENEHPGVVPRCDICNRGFKSLVTYLADQFRHVGVSPYHCAKCQIYEMTERGLSVHIKNHNKKKKKKQESGENHPHTLGENSATDDSDF